One Natrinema marinum genomic window carries:
- a CDS encoding bacterio-opsin activator domain-containing protein, with protein sequence MTTPHRAKPIVIVIDAAADQSYLRTRLEGAIDRDVRTVPAPEVLETIGRPTDDGPGASTDGASPRGEPDETAASADRSPPAPASGEDPDTIVPGAVVVELDCPGEIQTILQRVHARMPAVPTIVAPREGSERLATVALRADATEYVPTERDEDPIDRIVSTIRSRPASDGDGGQYHRILANELPDEAFVIGEDGTYLEAKVRPDSADLYSVSADELPGTTLADAFPDQVAAKLQDCIDRAIRTEDVQSVEYEVATTDGCRQFEGRVVPIEQRIRGRRAVVWLARDITERVQRERKLRSRQDQLETLNRINAVVRQVIETLVEAPARDAVEQEVCEQLVDSELYCGSWIAERTGDGRLAYRTGAGEATASLDLVGDSTVGCECPATEAARTGELRTTNRILDDEFVPEPVREAAREDDVRSAIAVPITHEDATYGVLTVLASRDDAFSERERAGFRLLGETIGFTIMAVKNRQLLFADTVVELEFRIDDGATFSFDLSAEYGCTCELEWAGKTAEGRSFQYVTIEDLDGETVLEEAMAHDSVEECRLIYDGEEGCTIEMRLSESGVRTLANHGATIRDVTVEDGVGNCLVEVPQSADVREIAEALTHVYENTQLIARREVDRPVRTAAERRNRILDRLTDRQLTTLRLAYYGGFFDWPRESTGEEVADAMDISPPTMHQHLRKGLKAVLGEFFETDEY encoded by the coding sequence ATGACTACACCACACCGAGCGAAACCGATCGTCATCGTGATCGACGCAGCGGCAGATCAGAGCTATCTCCGGACGCGACTCGAGGGTGCGATCGATCGCGACGTTCGGACCGTTCCCGCGCCCGAGGTGCTCGAGACCATCGGTCGACCGACGGACGACGGACCCGGGGCGTCGACCGACGGTGCATCGCCTCGTGGGGAGCCCGACGAGACGGCGGCGTCCGCCGACCGCTCGCCGCCGGCTCCGGCGTCCGGCGAGGATCCGGATACGATCGTACCCGGCGCCGTCGTCGTCGAACTCGACTGCCCGGGCGAAATCCAGACGATTTTGCAACGCGTTCACGCCCGCATGCCGGCGGTGCCGACGATCGTCGCCCCGCGAGAGGGAAGCGAGCGGCTCGCGACGGTCGCGCTTCGGGCCGATGCGACCGAATACGTTCCGACGGAACGCGACGAGGACCCGATCGACCGCATCGTCTCGACGATCCGCTCGCGGCCGGCGTCGGACGGCGACGGCGGACAGTACCACCGGATCCTTGCGAACGAACTCCCCGACGAGGCGTTCGTCATCGGCGAAGACGGGACCTACCTCGAGGCGAAGGTGCGGCCCGATTCGGCCGACCTCTACTCCGTCTCCGCCGACGAGTTGCCCGGGACCACGCTGGCTGACGCCTTCCCCGATCAGGTGGCCGCGAAGCTTCAGGACTGTATCGATCGAGCGATCCGGACCGAGGACGTGCAGTCCGTCGAATACGAGGTAGCGACGACCGACGGCTGCCGGCAGTTCGAGGGTCGCGTCGTTCCGATCGAACAGCGGATCCGCGGCCGACGGGCGGTCGTCTGGCTCGCCCGCGATATCACCGAGCGGGTCCAGCGAGAACGCAAGCTCCGATCGCGGCAGGATCAACTCGAGACGCTCAATCGGATCAACGCCGTCGTTCGGCAGGTGATCGAGACACTGGTCGAGGCGCCGGCGCGGGACGCCGTCGAGCAGGAGGTCTGCGAGCAACTCGTCGACTCGGAGCTATACTGTGGCTCGTGGATCGCCGAACGAACGGGCGACGGACGGCTCGCCTATCGCACCGGTGCGGGCGAAGCCACCGCCTCACTGGACCTCGTCGGCGACAGCACCGTCGGCTGTGAGTGTCCGGCCACGGAAGCGGCACGAACCGGCGAACTCCGCACGACCAACCGGATCCTCGACGACGAGTTCGTTCCCGAACCGGTCAGGGAGGCGGCCCGCGAAGACGACGTGCGATCCGCGATCGCCGTGCCGATCACGCACGAGGACGCGACCTACGGCGTGCTCACCGTCCTCGCGAGCCGCGACGACGCCTTCAGCGAGCGCGAGCGAGCGGGCTTTCGCCTGCTCGGGGAGACGATCGGCTTCACCATCATGGCGGTGAAGAACCGACAGCTGCTCTTTGCAGACACCGTCGTCGAACTCGAGTTCCGGATCGACGACGGCGCAACGTTCTCGTTCGATCTGTCGGCGGAGTACGGCTGTACCTGCGAGCTCGAGTGGGCCGGCAAAACCGCCGAGGGTCGCAGCTTTCAGTACGTGACTATCGAGGACCTCGACGGCGAGACGGTCCTCGAGGAGGCGATGGCCCACGATTCCGTCGAGGAGTGTCGGCTCATCTACGACGGGGAGGAGGGCTGTACGATCGAGATGCGCCTCTCGGAGTCTGGCGTCCGAACGCTCGCGAACCACGGGGCGACGATCCGTGACGTGACGGTCGAAGACGGCGTCGGGAACTGTCTCGTCGAGGTGCCACAGAGCGCCGACGTGCGAGAGATCGCGGAGGCGCTGACCCACGTCTACGAGAACACGCAACTGATCGCCCGGCGCGAGGTCGACCGCCCGGTTCGGACGGCCGCCGAGCGCCGAAACCGGATTCTCGACCGGCTCACGGACCGCCAGCTGACGACGTTGCGACTCGCGTACTACGGCGGCTTCTTCGACTGGCCGCGCGAGAGCACCGGCGAGGAGGTCGCTGACGCCATGGATATCTCGCCGCCGACGATGCACCAGCACCTCCGAAAGGGGCTCAAAGCCGTGCTCGGCGAGTTCTTCGAGACCGACGAGTATTGA
- a CDS encoding MTH865 family protein, which yields MVDEAELREQLTDAFEDADYPVSGPMELVPALPDGPSTTFESGEFSMTAMELNAKTSGGEFPYDDVETLVDDLLAELRERGEL from the coding sequence ATGGTCGACGAAGCCGAACTCCGTGAGCAGCTGACCGACGCGTTCGAAGACGCCGACTACCCGGTCTCGGGGCCGATGGAGCTTGTGCCGGCGCTTCCCGACGGACCGAGTACGACGTTCGAGTCCGGCGAGTTCTCGATGACGGCGATGGAATTAAACGCCAAGACCTCCGGCGGCGAGTTCCCGTACGACGACGTCGAGACCCTCGTTGACGACCTGCTCGCGGAACTCCGCGAACGCGGCGAGCTGTGA
- a CDS encoding CopG family transcriptional regulator codes for MAKDTVRYPDDVVAKIDQLVDDGMFESKSEFYRFSAEYVLTLLDSDHEVKTFNFDEIKTELDISEHDHAEALGADGGTLFLDAVINVRKHGLRGDYEAAERFIDTHYDETDQECIILEELLGTYRDGPA; via the coding sequence ATGGCGAAGGATACCGTCAGGTACCCTGACGACGTGGTCGCAAAGATCGACCAGCTCGTCGACGACGGTATGTTCGAAAGCAAATCCGAGTTCTATCGGTTCTCCGCGGAGTACGTTCTCACCTTACTCGATTCCGATCACGAGGTAAAGACCTTCAACTTCGACGAGATCAAGACCGAACTCGACATCAGCGAGCACGACCACGCCGAAGCGCTCGGGGCCGACGGCGGGACCCTCTTTCTCGACGCGGTGATCAACGTCCGCAAACACGGCCTGCGCGGTGACTACGAGGCCGCCGAACGGTTCATCGACACCCACTACGACGAGACCGACCAGGAGTGTATCATCCTCGAGGAACTGCTCGGTACCTACCGCGACGGACCGGCATAG